One Bacillus sp. (in: firmicutes) genomic window carries:
- a CDS encoding IS3 family transposase — MDSFHSLINKECIYLNRFRTRKEAKQAIFKYIECFYNGKRSHSALGYVSPCEFEAAYYANERKAAA; from the coding sequence ATCGATTCGTTTCATAGCCTCATCAATAAAGAGTGCATTTATCTGAATCGATTCCGTACGCGAAAAGAAGCGAAACAAGCGATTTTCAAGTACATAGAATGCTTCTACAACGGGAAAAGAAGTCATTCCGCTCTTGGCTATGTATCCCCATGTGAATTTGAGGCTGCTTACTACGCTAACGAGAGAAAAGCAGCTGCCTAA
- a CDS encoding GerAB/ArcD/ProY family transporter, whose translation MAKKKHSVNHINAFLVFYIVHTTQMGIGIIGVPRILYTETKQDSWFVVLITGMIISILVYVITKTSRYFQNKDLFDIHLQLAGPIGGRLLNVIFICYFIGGYYAVMMGYIEISATWGYEGLYEWVWALALILVSIYTVLGGIRIIAGICFITFFITVWIICSMIPALDHIILDRMKPIFQASIPELARGVYRSSFTMIGFEVLYFIYPYIKEKQKIFMYSLLANGFTTFFVCAFTLLAILYFSGAQLERTIWAALNIISIVKLPFIERFEYVFISLWMFVILTNLSIFLWIASKGIKKVFQFKQKYSVWIIGVIVFVMSLFLNDRTEHNQFIDYVGMSGFYLWFCYPIILLFWSWIHVKRTRRGEDST comes from the coding sequence TTGGCCAAAAAAAAACATTCCGTCAATCACATAAACGCATTTTTAGTTTTTTATATTGTCCATACAACCCAAATGGGTATAGGAATTATTGGTGTTCCACGTATTCTCTATACAGAAACGAAACAAGACAGTTGGTTTGTCGTTCTTATTACAGGGATGATCATCTCTATATTAGTTTATGTAATTACTAAAACAAGCCGATATTTTCAAAATAAAGACTTATTTGATATTCACCTTCAATTAGCAGGGCCAATTGGAGGACGTTTATTAAATGTCATTTTCATCTGTTATTTTATTGGTGGTTATTATGCTGTCATGATGGGCTATATTGAAATATCAGCAACATGGGGGTATGAGGGATTATATGAATGGGTATGGGCTCTTGCATTAATTTTAGTAAGTATATATACCGTATTAGGAGGAATACGTATTATCGCAGGCATATGTTTTATCACATTTTTTATAACCGTATGGATTATATGTTCGATGATACCAGCCCTGGATCACATCATTTTAGATCGTATGAAACCAATTTTCCAAGCGTCTATACCTGAGTTGGCTAGAGGGGTATATCGATCAAGTTTTACCATGATTGGCTTTGAAGTTCTGTATTTTATTTATCCTTATATAAAAGAAAAACAAAAGATCTTTATGTACTCATTACTTGCTAACGGTTTTACAACATTTTTTGTATGTGCGTTTACTTTGTTAGCTATTCTGTATTTTAGCGGCGCGCAGCTTGAACGGACGATTTGGGCTGCGTTAAATATCATCAGTATCGTAAAATTACCATTTATAGAGCGGTTTGAATATGTGTTTATTTCCTTATGGATGTTTGTCATATTAACGAACTTATCTATTTTTTTATGGATTGCTTCTAAAGGTATTAAAAAAGTTTTTCAATTTAAACAGAAATATAGTGTATGGATAATTGGTGTCATTGTTTTTGTCATGAGTTTATTTTTAAATGACCGGACGGAACATAATCAGTTTATTGACTATGTAGGAATGAGTGGTTTTTACCTTTGGTTTTGTTACCCGATTATTCTCCTTTTTTGGAGTTGGATCCATGTAAAAAGGACACGAAGAGGGGAGGACAGCACTTGA
- a CDS encoding spore germination protein, whose amino-acid sequence MFFRKKSVKAPSFEYIQQKLNHSPDLICREISIDDQIIQLIFMNPIVNEDTVQRVIIPFFNKLSREQINISYIQTNIPIKDIKPVNENVIELLLSGFLYVYLKNTNEGLLLEISDGKERSLEKAETESLVLGPKIAFTESLNTNLNMIRKLIRDERLITEELTIGTRSKRKVRIVYLKDIADEDNVETVKQRLQDIHVEDVMDSSVLAQMIDDNSLSIFPQYLLTQLPDRFVYSICSGRIGIIVDQSPTAIICPSTFLSFFESTEDIYMRWFLSSSLRMMRFIGMVISVFFTPIYVAAVTFHNEVIPSNLLITLGQSRVVVPFPPLLEALLLEVMIDLLREAGARLPSKVGQTMGIVGGIVLGQATVEAGLTSNILIIVVSLSALANFTSPTYEMGTALRILRFPFLIAAGFWGFNGIMLCFIFLLTHLLKLTSLGRPYLSPLYPFRKDDLKYFLFRLPIPYYYKRAISNRPSDCYRWSKMNRTWDVDEE is encoded by the coding sequence ATGTTTTTTAGAAAAAAATCAGTAAAAGCTCCATCATTTGAATACATACAACAGAAGCTCAATCATTCTCCTGATCTTATTTGTCGTGAGATATCAATAGACGATCAAATCATTCAGCTTATTTTTATGAATCCTATTGTTAATGAGGATACGGTGCAACGAGTTATTATCCCTTTTTTTAATAAACTTTCTCGGGAACAGATAAATATCTCATATATTCAAACTAATATACCAATTAAGGATATAAAACCAGTAAACGAAAATGTTATTGAATTACTTTTATCAGGTTTTTTGTATGTTTACTTAAAAAATACAAATGAAGGATTATTACTAGAAATCTCCGATGGTAAGGAACGTTCGTTAGAAAAAGCAGAAACCGAATCATTAGTATTAGGTCCAAAAATTGCATTTACTGAATCATTAAATACGAACTTAAATATGATTCGAAAATTGATTCGTGATGAACGGTTAATTACAGAGGAACTTACGATTGGAACACGTTCTAAAAGAAAAGTAAGGATTGTTTATCTTAAAGATATTGCTGATGAAGATAACGTTGAAACGGTAAAGCAACGGCTACAAGACATACATGTTGAAGATGTAATGGATAGTTCCGTATTGGCACAAATGATTGATGATAATTCTTTATCTATTTTTCCGCAATATTTATTAACGCAATTGCCTGATCGTTTCGTTTATTCTATTTGCTCAGGAAGGATTGGCATCATCGTTGATCAAAGTCCAACTGCGATCATTTGTCCTTCTACGTTCTTAAGTTTTTTTGAATCCACCGAAGACATTTATATGAGATGGTTTTTAAGTTCTAGCTTACGTATGATGCGATTTATTGGTATGGTAATCTCTGTTTTTTTTACCCCCATTTATGTGGCAGCAGTAACGTTTCATAATGAAGTAATTCCTTCTAATTTATTAATTACCCTTGGCCAATCTAGAGTAGTCGTTCCTTTCCCCCCCTTATTGGAAGCTCTGCTTTTAGAAGTGATGATTGACCTTTTACGGGAAGCCGGTGCAAGACTTCCATCAAAAGTAGGGCAAACGATGGGGATTGTTGGAGGAATTGTTTTAGGACAAGCTACGGTTGAAGCAGGTTTAACAAGTAACATTTTAATTATTGTCGTCTCATTAAGTGCATTAGCCAACTTTACGTCACCTACCTATGAAATGGGGACAGCGCTCCGTATCTTACGATTTCCATTTTTGATTGCAGCAGGTTTTTGGGGATTTAACGGGATTATGTTGTGCTTTATTTTTTTATTAACTCATTTATTGAAATTAACATCTCTTGGAAGACCATATTTGTCACCGCTTTATCCATTTCGAAAAGATGATTTGAAATATTTTCTTTTCCGTTTACCGATTCCATATTATTACAAACGCGCTATTTCTAATCGACCATCTGACTGTTATCGCTGGTCAAAAATGAACAGAACTTGGGACGTTGATGAGGAGTAG
- a CDS encoding sigma-70 family RNA polymerase sigma factor has translation MRLYSKSLFRYLYGLTNDYHLAEDLLQETFYKVYLHVSSINEVAQIKSWLYRIAYNTFIDHCRKTKKMQLVQVDDFFASLKLDPLLETENAFLQKYEMELIYKHLATMKELYQKAIILVDLKGFSYKEAAELLNVKLPYLKSLVFRGRRELEKRLRNEVKG, from the coding sequence ATGCGCTTATATTCGAAATCCCTTTTTCGCTATCTATACGGATTAACCAATGATTATCATTTGGCGGAGGATCTCCTGCAGGAAACGTTTTATAAGGTTTATTTACATGTAAGCAGCATAAACGAGGTAGCACAAATAAAATCATGGCTTTACCGGATAGCCTATAACACCTTCATCGACCACTGTAGAAAAACTAAAAAGATGCAGCTTGTACAGGTGGATGATTTCTTTGCGTCGTTAAAGCTAGATCCATTATTAGAAACGGAAAATGCGTTCCTGCAGAAATATGAAATGGAATTGATTTATAAACATTTGGCCACTATGAAAGAACTGTATCAAAAAGCCATTATTCTCGTCGATTTAAAAGGATTTAGCTACAAAGAAGCGGCCGAGCTGTTAAACGTAAAACTCCCTTATTTAAAAAGCCTTGTGTTTCGGGGCAGGCGGGAATTAGAAAAACGATTACGCAATGAGGTGAAGGGATGA
- a CDS encoding IS3 family transposase translates to MEEKVSIACRDNFFNLLSVIKPPRSGYYDWLKRAKSKQKEQKKQLTQQIRKEYLKSRKIYGSPKITQELRKQGIRVSQKTVARIMSEEGMRSITVRKFKATTNSNHPYNVYDNLLKQPFQATAPNEVRMADITYIPTDEGWLYLASIMDLYIRKIVGWYIDTRMTKELVIEALQRALNSEKPMERVIHHSDRGSQYASNDYQQLLQEHHFQVNM, encoded by the coding sequence ATGGAGGAAAAAGTAAGTATTGCATGCAGGGACAATTTTTTCAACCTTCTAAGTGTCATCAAGCCACCAAGAAGTGGGTATTACGACTGGCTCAAGCGTGCGAAAAGTAAACAGAAAGAACAAAAAAAACAACTCACTCAACAGATTCGAAAGGAGTATCTAAAGTCCCGTAAGATTTACGGAAGCCCAAAAATTACGCAAGAACTACGCAAACAAGGGATTCGTGTGTCTCAAAAGACGGTCGCTCGCATCATGAGCGAAGAAGGCATGAGATCCATTACCGTCCGTAAATTCAAAGCCACTACGAACAGTAACCATCCTTACAACGTATATGACAATCTATTGAAACAACCCTTCCAAGCAACGGCTCCGAATGAAGTAAGGATGGCGGATATTACGTACATTCCTACCGATGAAGGCTGGTTGTATTTAGCGAGTATCATGGATTTATATATTCGTAAGATTGTAGGATGGTATATCGATACACGAATGACAAAAGAGTTAGTCATCGAAGCGTTACAACGGGCTTTAAACAGCGAAAAACCAATGGAACGAGTGATTCATCATTCAGATCGTGGAAGTCAATATGCTTCGAATGACTACCAGCAACTTTTACAGGAACATCATTTTCAAGTGAACATGTAG
- a CDS encoding Ger(x)C family spore germination protein, producing MKIFLLVFSLFFLTSCTLPNRQLEKQGIMTVSGFDLKDGEGVILTASFLQFDPHKQKSYYVISAEGITSKDARQEMEKKTSHHVSSGQLRAILFQKKLAEEQGLMYLLDTVQRDSNIGSLVHVLIAEDSAENIINASEFEDAQDVGTYIYRMMEKMRIDESLTNTNLHDFMSILYEVGIDPAVPVIKYKEGDPPFIDKTAVFRKDKVVGTISLDETMYIKYLRVSHDGYGMKTIAIPIEKIVDKEEMKKYNHDTIRVSFLPSDSFSKIEVLDKHHFLLEFDIKGNIYEISVEIPLDAKKIKKLEKEINKAMEKELNELLAKLQKLGSDPFGFGRKLKSKREYANLTEKEWYKMYPKIRIDTDINVTIKQYGTVD from the coding sequence TTGAAAATCTTCCTATTAGTTTTCAGCCTGTTTTTTCTAACAAGTTGTACATTGCCTAATCGACAGCTTGAAAAACAAGGAATCATGACGGTCTCTGGATTTGATCTAAAAGATGGGGAAGGGGTAATTCTAACTGCTTCTTTTCTCCAGTTTGATCCTCATAAGCAAAAATCGTATTATGTAATTTCAGCAGAAGGAATAACGAGTAAAGATGCCAGGCAAGAAATGGAGAAAAAAACAAGTCATCATGTTTCATCCGGTCAATTGCGGGCGATTCTTTTTCAAAAAAAGCTTGCTGAAGAACAAGGGCTCATGTATTTACTCGATACGGTCCAACGTGATAGTAATATTGGGAGCTTAGTTCATGTGTTGATTGCAGAAGATTCAGCAGAAAACATCATTAATGCTAGTGAATTTGAGGATGCTCAAGATGTTGGAACATATATATACCGTATGATGGAAAAAATGAGAATAGATGAGTCCTTAACAAATACAAATCTTCATGACTTTATGTCTATTCTATACGAAGTAGGAATTGATCCTGCTGTTCCGGTTATTAAATATAAAGAAGGGGACCCGCCATTCATTGATAAGACAGCAGTGTTTAGAAAAGATAAAGTCGTTGGGACAATTAGTCTAGATGAAACCATGTATATAAAATATTTACGAGTAAGCCATGATGGGTACGGAATGAAAACCATTGCGATTCCAATCGAAAAAATTGTTGATAAAGAAGAGATGAAGAAATATAACCACGATACTATACGAGTAAGCTTTTTACCGTCAGATTCTTTTTCAAAAATTGAAGTATTAGATAAACACCATTTTCTTTTGGAATTCGATATAAAAGGGAACATATATGAAATATCAGTAGAAATCCCATTAGATGCTAAAAAAATCAAAAAACTTGAAAAAGAAATCAATAAAGCAATGGAAAAGGAACTAAATGAATTATTAGCAAAGTTACAAAAATTGGGCTCTGATCCGTTTGGATTTGGTCGAAAATTAAAGTCAAAAAGGGAATACGCTAACTTGACAGAAAAAGAATGGTATAAAATGTATCCAAAAATAAGAATTGATACGGACATTAACGTTACGATTAAACAATATGGAACCGTGGATTGA
- a CDS encoding anti-sigma factor: MRKDELKQLLQKYQNGTLRKEDEQKIEELLESFDVYNEFLNETLHDEGMKDADLAKMIKKAQQKFFFRNMLLVLSFILVIVPLLTMFTFVYYGWGREHNRGNEFIETIRTVSEMTVPNVYVDYDTLDVEIKPFTMTVTTDKYKLIDDKKSYIGKDTYKLFLNDVFAKESNYRAIGYSIHHIGINFIHPKAKYFLPDERTKIKSLPGDWPIEIYISLDRTYSLKEINKKFKGYNMTWLALDTGVEEQMRNDLDFIQTPAIGFPYKKVHVDSIFNRSFTDYEEVVKGLELLNKNEKWATQLTEYKDLKLAERLKWVKKHKELKIYGFAITGTAEDVLSLEKMKEVNVIRLGQINLP; the protein is encoded by the coding sequence ATGAGAAAAGACGAGTTAAAACAATTATTGCAGAAATATCAAAATGGCACACTACGCAAAGAGGACGAACAGAAAATAGAGGAGCTTCTAGAAAGTTTTGACGTATACAATGAATTTCTCAATGAAACCCTTCATGATGAAGGGATGAAGGATGCCGATCTCGCAAAAATGATAAAAAAGGCCCAACAAAAATTCTTTTTTAGAAATATGCTGCTTGTTCTATCTTTTATACTCGTTATTGTTCCGCTATTGACCATGTTTACTTTTGTTTATTACGGCTGGGGGCGAGAGCATAACAGAGGGAACGAATTTATTGAAACCATTCGAACGGTGAGTGAAATGACAGTACCAAACGTGTATGTAGATTACGATACTCTGGATGTTGAGATCAAGCCCTTTACCATGACAGTCACGACCGACAAATATAAATTGATTGATGATAAAAAAAGTTATATAGGCAAGGATACTTACAAACTATTTTTAAATGATGTGTTTGCTAAAGAATCGAATTATCGAGCGATTGGGTATTCGATTCATCACATTGGAATCAACTTTATTCATCCAAAAGCCAAATACTTTTTACCTGACGAACGAACAAAAATTAAATCTCTCCCGGGAGATTGGCCGATTGAAATCTATATTTCCTTGGATCGGACCTATTCCTTAAAAGAAATAAATAAAAAATTCAAGGGATATAATATGACATGGCTTGCATTAGACACAGGTGTAGAGGAACAGATGAGGAATGATTTAGATTTCATCCAAACACCAGCAATTGGCTTTCCATACAAAAAAGTGCATGTAGACTCTATATTCAATCGTTCGTTTACTGATTACGAAGAAGTAGTCAAAGGGCTCGAGCTATTGAACAAAAACGAAAAATGGGCAACACAGCTAACAGAATACAAAGACTTAAAATTGGCCGAGCGACTAAAATGGGTAAAAAAACATAAAGAATTGAAGATTTATGGATTCGCCATTACTGGAACCGCCGAAGATGTTTTGTCTCTAGAAAAGATGAAGGAAGTAAACGTAATTCGATTGGGTCAGATCAATTTGCCATAG
- a CDS encoding staygreen family protein, which translates to MATFHPEKLTTTIVPPATPHWPIDDRKYTLTHSDKTGQLFLTIGLSYDEQAINQQMRNEVLANWSRTCGEYELRGRVYVSEGEFDENLSMIRYHIFKRELPLALAAIINGDNKFYTYYPWLLDVPIYIEFISIYPEFQQCLYLGTPRQYLQKRID; encoded by the coding sequence ATGGCAACATTCCATCCGGAAAAACTAACAACGACGATTGTTCCCCCTGCGACACCTCATTGGCCGATAGATGACCGAAAGTATACGTTGACCCATTCCGATAAAACTGGTCAACTCTTTTTAACAATTGGTCTTTCATATGACGAACAAGCGATTAACCAACAAATGCGCAATGAAGTGTTAGCCAATTGGTCCCGTACGTGTGGTGAGTACGAATTACGCGGACGAGTATATGTAAGCGAAGGAGAATTTGATGAAAATCTCTCCATGATTCGCTACCACATTTTTAAACGGGAACTCCCTCTTGCCTTAGCAGCAATTATCAATGGGGACAACAAGTTTTACACCTACTATCCTTGGCTTTTAGATGTTCCGATATATATTGAATTTATTTCTATTTATCCGGAGTTTCAACAATGTCTTTACCTCGGAACACCTAGACAATATTTACAAAAACGAATCGACTGA